In Exiguobacterium acetylicum, the genomic stretch GAAGCTCGCCAATTCCAGTCCGAACGACCGGATGCCGCAATCGTTCCGATCGGTTCGGTCAGTAAATGGAATGCAGAACCAAAATCCGACCAGAGTTACGTGACCGGTCGATTGCTCGAGCGTCTTCACGCTCAAGGCGTACGACCAAACGTCAAACAAGTCGTCCGCTTCACGAGTGATGCCCGCTACGAACCAGAAGACGCGCAAGCGATGCTGTATCAATTAACGCCTTGATGGCACAACTGCATGCATACGAAAAACCATGCGATTCCCGAATGACACCGTGGAAATCGACATGGTTTTTTTCATTGCTGCGTATCGTAACGACGTTCCATATAATCAAAGGTACCGCCGCTGATTTCAATCGTCCGAATCGGTTCGAAGCCGAGACGGCGATACAGGCGCTGTGCCCCGGCATTCGTTTGATCCGCATTTAAGGTGAACGCTTGTAGTCCTCGTTTCTCGCCCTCTTCCGCCGCTGCCTGCAACAGTTCCGTACCAATTCCTTTTCCGCCATGACGCGCATCAACCGATAAGGTATCCAGGTAATAGACCGGTCCTTCCGTCTCGATATCGATCTGGATATCTTGACCCGTCCAGCGCTTCAGTTGGTCTTTGATCGGTTCGTCGAGTCGTTCCGCATCCGTCCCGGCATACGCAATGACGATACCCGCTACTTCATCCTCGATGATTTTCACGAGGATGTTTTCATGACTCAATCGGTTTCCTGTTTCAGCGACGAAGTACGCGAGTCGCTCTAGAACTTCCTCCCGCTTTGTCGTTCCCGTCAGTGTCTCAGCAATCTCATGAATCGCTTGCTCAATCAAGGGGGCAATCTGTTGCGCTTCAGAAGCATGTGCTTGTCGAATCATCTCATCCTTCTCCTTTCGTTTTTTCTAATCCATGAACCTGAAAAATCGGACTCGACGGTGTCGAATCCGATACATGATTTTTTTAGACATTCGTTCGTCTCACTGCGTGACTTTTTGTACGACAGGTGCCGGTACGATGACAGGCTCCCGTGTCATGACAGCCACGACACGTCCAGCGATTGCTACAGCCAGTAACGTATATAACGTTAAGCTGAGCGGCAGATAGACGAGTGAGATGACTAACACGATGGCATCGAGTCCGAACAAGATCGTTCCGATCGATAGACCTGTCAGTTTGCTGAGTCCCATCGATAGCAAATCGTCTCCACCTGTTGCCGCTCCACTTTTCAAAACAAGTCCGAGACCATATCCGGTCACGATTCCGCTAGCGATCGCTGCGATGAGCGTCGCTGGCCAAGCCTGTTCTGGAAAGTGGAACAAATCGAGTCGGTGCCACATCTCATAAAAGACTGATAATGCACCTGCTGAAAGTAACGCTTCGCTGACGAAACGTTTTCCTTTGAAGTACAAGGCACCAATGAAAAATGGAATATCGAGCACGATCATTGAAATCGAAGGATTGATATCAAAAAAGTATCGACCGAGCAACGATAATCCGATGAAGCCACCTTCTGCTAATCCGAACTGTTCATTCAATGTGTAGTAACCGAACGCCATGATCAGCGTACCGGTTAAGATGGTTGCGATTCGTTTCATGTTTTATTGTCCTCTCCCGTTTACATCGTGGGAGAGGTTTTATACGTCCCGTTTGGGTATTCATCTATTTTCGCTCTCCCTGATTTTTATAAGCCATTACCGTCTGTTCGTTATGACCGGTACTGCTAAAAATCAGGTAAGCTGAATAGATGATTGGTCCTCTCGGTAT encodes the following:
- a CDS encoding GNAT family N-acetyltransferase, whose translation is MIRQAHASEAQQIAPLIEQAIHEIAETLTGTTKREEVLERLAYFVAETGNRLSHENILVKIIEDEVAGIVIAYAGTDAERLDEPIKDQLKRWTGQDIQIDIETEGPVYYLDTLSVDARHGGKGIGTELLQAAAEEGEKRGLQAFTLNADQTNAGAQRLYRRLGFEPIRTIEISGGTFDYMERRYDTQQ
- a CDS encoding YitT family protein; protein product: MKRIATILTGTLIMAFGYYTLNEQFGLAEGGFIGLSLLGRYFFDINPSISMIVLDIPFFIGALYFKGKRFVSEALLSAGALSVFYEMWHRLDLFHFPEQAWPATLIAAIASGIVTGYGLGLVLKSGAATGGDDLLSMGLSKLTGLSIGTILFGLDAIVLVISLVYLPLSLTLYTLLAVAIAGRVVAVMTREPVIVPAPVVQKVTQ